A genomic region of Runella rosea contains the following coding sequences:
- a CDS encoding OmpA family protein, with the protein MNPKLTAFYYLLIQSFFCSFIAFSQPKVENLGNSVNSEYNEINPVISPDGKTLFFARVSHPQNAHGLEGSQDIWFSELTNNQWGLARRMTPPINKEEYNCAYSITPDGNTLLIMGAYEKGTYQTRGFSFSKRTANGWSAPQKLAIAGLEGMSKGEYMCGFLSNDGKTLIMAFSEKKKSTKDDIYVSFQQKNGTWTKPTSLGLDVNTDDFTETTPFLAADGATLYFSSDRTGGQGSNDIYYTKRIDKTWKVWSKPVNLGPAINTDGYDAYYTIAAAGDYAYMVSKKNTLGKGDIVKIKIKSDEPSTPSIVPTPDPVVLLSGKVLDTKTGKPIDARIIYENLADGTEVGTAQTDPRTGEYKIVLPKGIKYGVRAVAKDFIAEAQNIDLTNVTDYKEVAGTNLKLVPIEINAVGVLNNLFFDTGKAEIRPESNPELDRMVLTFNENPGLVLEIGGHTDNVGSDASNIKLSQDRADSVREYFIGKGIEPDRVQSKGYGESKPKASNDTDEGKQINRRVEFKILKK; encoded by the coding sequence ATGAATCCAAAGCTAACGGCCTTTTACTATTTACTGATCCAATCATTTTTTTGTTCGTTCATTGCCTTTAGCCAGCCAAAGGTAGAAAATCTGGGCAATTCTGTTAATTCTGAATACAACGAAATCAATCCAGTTATCTCTCCAGACGGTAAAACATTGTTTTTTGCGCGAGTAAGCCATCCCCAAAACGCGCATGGATTGGAAGGTAGCCAAGATATTTGGTTTTCTGAACTCACCAATAATCAATGGGGTTTAGCCCGTCGCATGACTCCACCGATTAACAAAGAAGAATACAATTGCGCTTACAGCATCACCCCCGACGGTAATACATTGCTTATCATGGGGGCTTACGAAAAAGGCACTTACCAAACACGTGGTTTTTCGTTTAGCAAACGCACCGCAAACGGTTGGTCGGCACCTCAAAAACTCGCCATTGCTGGTCTTGAAGGAATGAGTAAAGGGGAATACATGTGCGGATTTTTGTCAAACGACGGTAAAACGCTAATAATGGCCTTCAGTGAGAAAAAGAAAAGTACCAAAGATGATATCTATGTAAGCTTTCAGCAAAAAAACGGTACGTGGACCAAGCCAACAAGTTTGGGCCTTGATGTAAATACCGACGATTTTACGGAAACCACGCCTTTTTTAGCCGCTGACGGGGCCACCCTGTATTTTTCTAGCGACCGAACTGGCGGACAGGGGAGCAATGACATTTATTACACCAAGCGCATTGACAAAACGTGGAAAGTTTGGTCTAAGCCCGTCAATTTAGGCCCAGCCATCAACACCGATGGCTATGACGCATATTACACCATTGCGGCTGCAGGCGATTATGCATACATGGTTTCCAAAAAGAATACGCTCGGCAAAGGAGATATTGTAAAAATCAAGATTAAATCCGATGAGCCCAGTACCCCTTCCATTGTGCCCACACCCGATCCCGTGGTGTTGTTGAGCGGCAAGGTATTGGATACCAAAACAGGAAAACCGATTGACGCCCGAATCATTTACGAAAATCTGGCCGACGGCACCGAAGTAGGTACAGCACAAACCGACCCCCGAACGGGCGAGTATAAAATTGTCCTTCCTAAAGGCATTAAATATGGCGTACGAGCCGTTGCGAAAGACTTTATTGCCGAAGCACAAAACATTGACTTGACTAATGTAACTGATTATAAAGAAGTTGCAGGAACAAACCTAAAATTAGTCCCCATCGAAATCAACGCAGTCGGGGTCTTGAATAATTTATTTTTTGATACGGGTAAAGCCGAAATACGCCCTGAATCTAATCCCGAATTGGACCGAATGGTGTTGACATTCAACGAAAATCCAGGCTTAGTATTGGAAATAGGTGGCCACACCGACAATGTAGGAAGCGATGCTTCTAACATCAAACTCTCTCAAGACCGCGCGGACTCAGTGAGAGAGTATTTTATAGGAAAAGGAATTGAGCCCGACCGCGTGCAAAGCAAAGGCTACGGAGAATCAAAACCCAAAGCCTCCAACGATACAGACGAAGGCAAGCAAATCAACCGTCGGGTAGAATTCAAGATTTTGAAGAAATAA
- a CDS encoding Hsp20/alpha crystallin family protein — MKAKIQIPQEILTAIDYANTTNGGMSEPDLAITQDEKGYEVRIKAAGLGPDSFQVDVLNNRLWVYHLLPLFADRPDGMDNLQTARTLGNLFLPNDVNVDKIVAHYEQSTRELNITLPYNHPTRNFRRHIDVDIE; from the coding sequence ATGAAAGCAAAAATTCAAATTCCGCAAGAAATTCTGACCGCAATAGATTACGCTAATACGACCAATGGTGGAATGAGTGAACCTGATTTAGCCATCACTCAAGACGAAAAAGGGTATGAAGTACGAATCAAAGCGGCTGGTCTAGGCCCCGATAGTTTTCAGGTAGATGTGCTGAACAATCGTTTGTGGGTATATCATTTATTACCCCTCTTTGCAGACCGCCCCGACGGGATGGATAACCTGCAAACTGCACGTACGCTGGGCAATTTATTTTTGCCTAACGACGTCAATGTTGACAAAATCGTGGCGCATTATGAGCAGTCAACCCGTGAACTTAACATAACATTACCCTATAATCATCCGACGCGTAACTTCCGTCGACACATTGATGTAGATATTGAGTAA
- a CDS encoding uridine kinase family protein, whose amino-acid sequence MIIGIGGRSRSGKTTLAETLVWHFRAQNKRAIALHQDDFVKILHDIPLIRDRTDWETPESIDFELLRKATGFLHQDFEVLVIEGVLAFVDDDLNALYDFCFFTHISEETFRIRKAADTRWGEEPVWYINHIWESFLKYGQPPQELKNLMIIDGEKPYQMGEIVEFLRHFDK is encoded by the coding sequence ATGATTATTGGCATTGGCGGACGCAGCCGGTCAGGAAAAACGACGCTTGCCGAAACATTGGTTTGGCATTTCCGTGCTCAAAATAAACGAGCAATAGCCTTACACCAAGACGATTTCGTTAAAATCCTTCATGACATTCCCCTGATTCGTGACCGTACAGATTGGGAAACGCCAGAATCTATTGACTTTGAGTTATTAAGGAAAGCTACTGGATTTTTGCATCAAGACTTTGAGGTACTGGTCATTGAAGGGGTTTTAGCATTTGTTGACGATGACTTGAATGCGTTGTACGATTTTTGCTTTTTCACCCATATTTCAGAAGAAACATTTCGGATTCGTAAAGCCGCCGACACTCGCTGGGGTGAAGAGCCCGTTTGGTACATCAATCATATTTGGGAAAGCTTTTTGAAATATGGCCAACCTCCCCAAGAATTAAAGAATCTGATGATCATTGATGGGGAAAAACCGTATCAAATGGGGGAAATAGTGGAATTTTTGCGCCATTTTGACAAATGA
- a CDS encoding acyl-CoA dehydrogenase, producing the protein MAQYYSRRNLNFLLYEVFNATELTHYPYYSAHDRETFDMTIDAVTQIGDNIMFPHFRDLDRNQPELKNGKVTVHPKVGEYLKAMGDAGLIGTGFSFEDGGQQLPEIVNSILGFILMAANNGMMYTGLTSGAARLIASFASEELKQTYVEKMLGGKWQGTMALTEPQAGSSLSDITTSATPQADGSYQIKGQKVFISAGDHDQCENIIHLMLARIDGAPKGTKGISLFVVPKYRLDGTENDVTSTGIYHKLGQRGVPAMHLTMGDRDDCHGWLVGEPHRGLNYMFQMMNEARIGVGMTGVAIASAAYCASLQYAKERPQSRRLNQKSALDSPQIPIIQHPDVKRMLLLQKAIVEGSLSLLMETARCADIAHASEDPEEKEKYHLMLELLTPVAKTYPTEMGLVAVSNGLQVLGGYGFTEDFPLEQLYRDIRITPIYEGTTGIQSQDLLGRKMTMKGGKPAQYLFGEVAKTIAEAETYDNLKPYAQKLKAELGRLQEVTMALMPYAMQGDIERFLMDATLYMEMFGISTVAWQWLKQAVVAQRTIVTQNPDGEELAFYEGKIHTMKFFFHYEVPKTLGLAVRLKDNEILTIATEKEVVL; encoded by the coding sequence ATGGCCCAGTATTATAGCCGTCGTAACCTTAATTTTCTTCTCTACGAAGTATTTAATGCTACTGAGTTAACGCACTACCCCTACTACAGCGCTCATGACCGCGAAACGTTTGATATGACAATTGATGCCGTGACCCAGATAGGCGACAATATCATGTTTCCGCATTTTCGTGATTTAGACCGGAATCAGCCAGAACTGAAAAATGGTAAAGTAACGGTACATCCAAAAGTAGGTGAATACCTCAAAGCAATGGGCGACGCGGGACTGATCGGAACGGGTTTCTCTTTTGAAGATGGTGGCCAGCAATTGCCCGAAATTGTTAATTCCATTCTTGGGTTTATCTTAATGGCGGCTAACAACGGCATGATGTACACTGGGCTCACGTCAGGAGCGGCCCGGCTGATTGCCTCGTTTGCTTCGGAGGAATTAAAACAAACCTACGTAGAAAAAATGCTCGGCGGAAAATGGCAGGGCACAATGGCGCTGACCGAGCCCCAGGCGGGCAGTTCATTATCAGATATTACAACTTCAGCTACCCCTCAGGCCGATGGCTCTTACCAAATCAAGGGCCAAAAGGTCTTTATTTCGGCGGGCGATCATGATCAGTGCGAAAATATCATTCACCTGATGTTGGCACGGATTGACGGTGCCCCCAAAGGTACCAAAGGCATTTCTCTTTTTGTAGTACCTAAATACCGCCTTGACGGCACCGAAAATGACGTAACTTCCACAGGAATCTATCATAAATTAGGCCAGCGGGGTGTGCCTGCCATGCACCTGACCATGGGCGACCGCGATGATTGCCACGGTTGGCTGGTGGGTGAACCGCACCGAGGGCTTAATTACATGTTTCAGATGATGAACGAAGCCCGTATCGGTGTAGGAATGACGGGCGTGGCAATTGCTTCGGCGGCGTATTGCGCTTCGTTGCAGTACGCCAAAGAGCGTCCACAAAGTCGTAGACTGAACCAAAAGTCAGCCTTGGACAGTCCGCAAATTCCAATCATTCAACACCCAGATGTAAAACGAATGTTGCTGCTGCAAAAGGCAATCGTGGAAGGTTCGCTATCTCTTTTGATGGAAACCGCCCGCTGTGCCGATATTGCCCACGCGAGTGAAGACCCCGAAGAAAAGGAAAAATACCATTTGATGCTTGAGTTGCTGACACCAGTGGCAAAAACCTACCCGACTGAAATGGGATTGGTTGCGGTAAGCAATGGACTACAAGTACTAGGAGGATATGGTTTTACGGAAGATTTTCCGTTGGAACAACTTTACCGTGATATTCGCATCACCCCGATCTACGAAGGAACCACTGGAATTCAGTCGCAGGATTTGCTTGGTCGTAAGATGACCATGAAGGGTGGCAAACCTGCTCAGTATCTTTTTGGAGAAGTGGCTAAGACCATTGCCGAGGCCGAAACCTACGACAATCTGAAACCTTACGCCCAAAAATTGAAAGCTGAATTGGGACGTTTGCAGGAAGTAACGATGGCTTTGATGCCGTATGCGATGCAGGGCGATATTGAGCGCTTTTTGATGGACGCAACCTTATACATGGAAATGTTTGGTATCAGTACCGTGGCGTGGCAGTGGTTGAAGCAGGCCGTTGTAGCGCAGCGCACCATTGTTACCCAAAATCCTGACGGCGAAGAGTTGGCGTTTTATGAAGGAAAAATTCATACGATGAAATTTTTCTTCCATTATGAAGTTCCCAAAACGCTTGGCTTAGCGGTGCGTTTGAAAGACAACGAAATATTGACAATAGCCACCGAAAAAGAGGTGGTATTGTAA
- a CDS encoding xanthine dehydrogenase family protein molybdopterin-binding subunit, which yields MSNRRDFIKTLGLSSAGLMMGLSASSKPTVIPLNGAGPSALALEINPFIVIEPNGKIILINPRPDMGQGSTQAVPSLLAEELEVRLDQVTIWQSDGKGKYGDQTSGGSSSVRALWKPIRQAGAAAREMLVKAAAQRWSVPESECYAKEAKVFHKPSGKSLTYGEVADEASKFEVPKNPALKEAKDFKIVGKYAPRLDVPARVTGKAVFGIDVDVPGMVYAVMIHNPHIFGKVVSIDDTEALKIKGVQKVLKCERPMPHRTAEAVAIIADNYWAALSAKKVVKVHWDNGTIPHTLTTDAYYKKCAEAAIKEGLKGEESGDFAAAFAGAAKKVEALYETPFLAHAPMEPENAIAHVKEDGTVEVWAPIQGPDWALRDLAGYLKIKPEQIKINVALLGGAFGRKAYHDFLLEACFLSKEVKKPVKLVWTREDDITQGPYRPGMMARMQGGVDEKGNIVAYHHHPIGESIQFQVFKAPNDKPDDWICGELSQKEQKYAIPAFKVSFTHVDTEIPIVWWRSVYASNFGFSQEGFLDELIHSAGKDPLKARLEMMTDERFKKVLETLGEKAKWGEKLPAGHGKGIAVFKSFGSISACCITVAKHGAGVKVEKVVSVIDCGHYVNPDNVKAQTEGNIVMGITAAVKKGVTFTHGQADHTNFHQYHVMRFNEMPAVEIHIVESGAEPGGVGEPGLPPIAPALANAVFAATGKRIRKLPFDLNTLA from the coding sequence ATGAGCAATCGTAGAGATTTTATAAAAACACTTGGCTTATCATCGGCAGGTCTGATGATGGGTCTTTCGGCTTCCTCTAAGCCAACGGTCATTCCATTAAACGGAGCAGGCCCTTCTGCATTGGCCCTCGAAATCAATCCATTTATTGTGATTGAGCCAAACGGAAAAATCATTTTGATTAATCCGCGACCTGATATGGGTCAAGGCTCCACGCAGGCTGTACCGTCGCTGTTGGCCGAAGAACTTGAAGTGCGCCTTGACCAAGTAACCATTTGGCAATCAGACGGAAAAGGAAAGTACGGTGACCAAACATCTGGCGGAAGCAGTAGCGTGCGAGCATTATGGAAACCTATTCGTCAGGCAGGAGCCGCTGCCCGGGAAATGTTGGTGAAAGCAGCCGCTCAGCGCTGGAGCGTTCCCGAAAGCGAATGTTATGCCAAAGAAGCCAAAGTTTTCCACAAACCAAGTGGAAAATCGTTGACTTACGGAGAAGTAGCCGACGAAGCTTCAAAATTTGAAGTACCCAAAAATCCCGCACTCAAAGAGGCCAAAGACTTTAAGATTGTAGGAAAATATGCTCCTCGATTAGACGTCCCCGCGCGGGTAACGGGCAAAGCCGTTTTTGGTATCGATGTTGACGTACCTGGAATGGTCTATGCCGTCATGATTCACAATCCCCACATTTTTGGGAAAGTAGTATCAATTGATGACACAGAAGCGCTCAAAATCAAGGGAGTACAAAAAGTTTTGAAGTGCGAGCGGCCTATGCCCCACCGCACGGCCGAAGCTGTGGCAATCATCGCAGACAACTATTGGGCGGCCTTATCGGCCAAAAAAGTGGTAAAAGTTCATTGGGACAACGGAACAATACCCCATACCTTAACTACCGATGCTTATTACAAAAAATGTGCGGAAGCCGCTATCAAAGAAGGGTTGAAAGGCGAAGAATCGGGTGATTTTGCAGCGGCATTTGCGGGGGCAGCCAAAAAAGTGGAAGCGCTTTATGAAACTCCGTTTTTGGCACACGCGCCTATGGAGCCAGAAAATGCCATTGCGCACGTAAAAGAAGACGGTACGGTGGAAGTTTGGGCACCAATTCAGGGGCCAGATTGGGCCTTGCGTGACTTGGCTGGGTACCTCAAAATCAAACCCGAACAAATAAAAATAAACGTAGCATTGCTGGGCGGAGCCTTTGGTCGCAAAGCCTACCATGACTTTTTGCTGGAAGCCTGTTTTCTGTCAAAAGAAGTGAAAAAACCAGTAAAATTGGTTTGGACGCGCGAAGATGACATCACCCAAGGGCCGTACCGCCCGGGTATGATGGCTCGGATGCAGGGAGGGGTTGATGAGAAAGGCAATATTGTAGCTTATCACCACCATCCTATTGGAGAATCTATTCAATTTCAGGTATTTAAAGCACCAAACGATAAACCTGACGATTGGATTTGTGGTGAATTGAGCCAAAAAGAACAAAAATATGCCATTCCAGCCTTCAAAGTGTCGTTTACGCACGTCGATACAGAGATTCCGATTGTATGGTGGCGCTCGGTGTATGCGTCCAATTTTGGGTTCAGCCAGGAAGGGTTTTTGGACGAACTTATCCATTCGGCGGGCAAAGACCCACTGAAAGCGCGTTTGGAAATGATGACCGATGAGCGATTCAAAAAAGTGCTCGAAACATTGGGCGAAAAAGCCAAATGGGGTGAAAAACTTCCCGCTGGACACGGAAAAGGCATTGCTGTTTTCAAATCGTTTGGAAGCATCAGTGCGTGTTGCATTACGGTAGCCAAACACGGAGCGGGCGTAAAGGTCGAAAAAGTGGTGTCGGTCATTGACTGTGGTCACTACGTAAACCCAGACAACGTGAAAGCCCAAACTGAAGGCAACATTGTGATGGGAATTACGGCGGCAGTTAAAAAAGGGGTAACGTTTACCCACGGACAAGCCGACCATACCAATTTCCATCAATACCATGTAATGCGTTTTAACGAAATGCCTGCGGTTGAGATTCATATCGTAGAAAGCGGTGCCGAACCAGGTGGAGTAGGAGAGCCTGGATTGCCGCCGATAGCTCCAGCATTGGCCAATGCTGTTTTTGCCGCGACGGGCAAACGGATTCGAAAATTACCTTTTGATTTGAATACGTTGGCGTAA
- a CDS encoding (2Fe-2S)-binding protein: MAAISLNVNGKNFSLDIDPKMPLLWAIRDFVGLKGTKFGCGIAQCGACTVHLEGKPTRSCVLPVQAVIGKKITTIEGLGTEENLHPVQQAWIEEQVPQCGYCQSGQIMAASALLKEKANPTDADIDSAMRGHICRCGTYDRIRKAIKRAAKDTPKADVTGGK; the protein is encoded by the coding sequence ATGGCCGCGATTTCTCTGAATGTCAACGGAAAAAACTTTTCCCTTGATATTGACCCCAAAATGCCGCTCCTCTGGGCAATCCGCGATTTTGTAGGACTGAAAGGTACCAAATTTGGCTGCGGAATTGCGCAGTGTGGTGCCTGTACTGTTCATTTAGAAGGCAAGCCTACCCGTTCGTGTGTGCTTCCTGTTCAGGCCGTAATCGGTAAAAAAATTACGACCATCGAAGGCCTTGGCACCGAAGAAAATCTGCATCCTGTACAACAGGCGTGGATTGAGGAGCAAGTGCCGCAGTGTGGTTATTGCCAGTCGGGCCAAATCATGGCAGCAAGTGCTTTATTGAAAGAAAAAGCAAATCCTACCGATGCCGATATTGATTCCGCCATGCGCGGACATATTTGTCGTTGTGGTACGTATGACCGTATTCGTAAAGCGATTAAACGAGCGGCAAAAGATACGCCTAAAGCCGACGTAACTGGCGGAAAATAA
- the aat gene encoding leucyl/phenylalanyl-tRNA--protein transferase has protein sequence MNFLSADDLIYGYMNGIFPMADADGTLYWYSPDPRAIIPLDTYKPSKSLRPILNKQQFEIRVNADFEGVMKGCALPRQDEESTWISDEIISAYSELNRMGFAHSVETYENNELVGGLYGVAIGGVFFGESMFHTVSNASKVAFHYLIEILKQQNYDLLDTQFINDNVRRFGAIEIPKSEYIKLLKKALLKKAHFVETDIKHLFQNPFGK, from the coding sequence ATGAATTTTTTGTCGGCCGACGATCTTATTTATGGGTACATGAATGGAATTTTTCCAATGGCCGATGCCGATGGTACGCTTTATTGGTACTCTCCAGACCCCCGGGCCATTATTCCGCTCGATACCTACAAACCTTCAAAATCACTGCGCCCAATCCTTAATAAACAACAATTTGAGATTCGAGTTAATGCTGATTTTGAGGGAGTAATGAAAGGCTGCGCTTTGCCCAGACAGGATGAAGAATCCACGTGGATTTCTGATGAAATCATCAGCGCGTATTCTGAGTTGAATCGAATGGGTTTTGCACATAGCGTCGAAACCTACGAAAATAATGAACTGGTCGGTGGTTTATATGGTGTTGCCATTGGCGGTGTTTTTTTTGGAGAATCCATGTTTCACACCGTAAGCAATGCCTCCAAAGTCGCTTTTCATTATTTAATTGAAATTCTTAAACAGCAAAACTACGACCTTCTGGACACGCAGTTCATCAATGACAATGTACGCAGATTTGGAGCCATTGAGATTCCCAAATCAGAATATATTAAATTGTTAAAAAAAGCTCTTCTTAAAAAAGCCCATTTTGTTGAAACAGATATTAAGCATCTTTTCCAAAATCCGTTTGGAAAATAA
- a CDS encoding SGNH/GDSL hydrolase family protein: MKWMISILILMMACASESPMNNDQTPAPTLVPGQYRYLSLGDSYTIGERVTPEERWSVILSDLLRKNNINIANPEIIAKTGWTTAELMEGIKGRNPKGPYNLVSILIGVNNQYRGQSIERYREELQELLQQAIGFAGGNIERVFMLSTPDWGVTPFAKGSDQAKIATEIDAFNKAAKEECEKSGIVFIDITPLSRTARNDASLIADDGLHFSGKMYRQWAEFALPTVQNRVNK, from the coding sequence ATGAAATGGATGATAAGTATTCTAATTTTGATGATGGCTTGTGCCTCCGAATCTCCTATGAACAACGACCAGACTCCAGCGCCTACACTCGTCCCCGGACAATACCGTTATTTGTCACTTGGCGATTCTTATACCATTGGTGAACGAGTAACGCCCGAAGAACGGTGGAGCGTTATTTTGAGTGATTTGTTGCGCAAAAACAACATAAACATCGCCAATCCAGAGATTATCGCCAAAACAGGCTGGACTACGGCCGAACTGATGGAAGGCATTAAAGGCCGAAATCCTAAAGGCCCTTACAATTTGGTTTCTATCTTAATTGGGGTAAATAACCAATACCGGGGCCAATCCATTGAGCGATACCGCGAAGAGTTACAGGAACTTCTTCAACAAGCCATTGGGTTTGCGGGCGGAAATATCGAACGCGTTTTTATGCTTTCAACCCCCGATTGGGGCGTGACACCGTTTGCCAAAGGAAGCGATCAGGCCAAAATTGCCACAGAAATTGATGCTTTTAACAAAGCGGCCAAGGAAGAATGTGAAAAATCAGGGATTGTGTTTATTGATATAACGCCGCTCTCGCGAACGGCTCGCAATGATGCTTCACTTATTGCGGATGACGGGCTTCATTTTTCAGGAAAAATGTACCGTCAGTGGGCTGAATTTGCCTTACCAACGGTACAAAATCGGGTAAATAAATAA
- a CDS encoding outer membrane beta-barrel protein, with protein sequence MLRQIILLPLLFLTASTLLRAQDIQSNTEGVNVHLYGSLVQWSSTFFDQLDESDPNGIGVGVRLGYGFNQRFEAFAQYEAQTLKFKSEWDINQMATLVAGIRANFGGTLQKVRPFIEGGYALTNLKIKPVLLNGRFYEFQLKGPGVWLGGGVNYFITPTLSINGRIGGTFGKFNSFLANGQGFEDRPDVRTFRASLGIVYFFNQ encoded by the coding sequence ATGCTACGACAGATAATTCTATTGCCCCTCTTGTTTCTGACCGCTTCAACTTTACTACGTGCGCAGGATATTCAGTCCAATACTGAAGGTGTAAACGTGCACTTGTACGGCAGTCTTGTTCAATGGTCATCCACTTTTTTTGACCAACTAGATGAATCAGATCCAAATGGAATAGGAGTTGGGGTGCGTTTGGGATACGGTTTTAACCAGCGTTTTGAGGCATTTGCCCAATATGAAGCCCAAACCCTAAAATTTAAGTCAGAATGGGACATCAATCAAATGGCAACACTAGTTGCTGGCATAAGGGCTAATTTTGGCGGAACATTGCAAAAAGTGCGCCCGTTTATAGAAGGTGGATACGCATTGACAAACCTGAAAATAAAGCCCGTTTTATTGAATGGTCGATTTTACGAGTTTCAGTTGAAAGGCCCTGGGGTATGGTTGGGAGGGGGCGTAAACTATTTTATAACCCCTACATTGTCGATTAATGGTCGGATTGGCGGTACTTTTGGGAAGTTTAATAGCTTTTTAGCAAACGGTCAGGGGTTTGAAGACCGTCCCGATGTGCGCACTTTTCGGGCATCGTTGGGGATAGTTTATTTTTTTAATCAATAA
- a CDS encoding serine/threonine protein kinase, whose protein sequence is MIGRTLHNYHIEELLGEGGMGTVYRATDTFLRRSVAIKMLHPHLLRDTTFMERFRNEAVLSAQLNHPNVATLYNFLQVRSDNVMVMELVDGMTLERLVSKQGKLPLETAIRIVIQTLDGLQHAHYKGILHRDIKPANLMLTREGTVKLMDFGIARMVGSQRLTRVDRVVGTLEYMAPELLNGAEPSAQSDLYAVGVLLYELLTGKLPFEPATDTTLINQILTKKPISARTRVGDLPKQIDEILEILLQKKPEKRFSKAFELRQALALVVAPGPINLQIFDTTPKPLPATRLANVKTDKPQVAPTRLVGADTQPKRQSGTQQLKANLLSLEGLILLGAIVIAAGIVGFWLVGVNKNDDDRKEPTFGLVQKDTTKMVVSRVIEKKQDSLPIIAQAEVRLPPKQESALPIEKPSKPVDNTPSNPGKKKVPVDEKPEDKNPVKEEPKPVEKEEKPKEPERKVPVRMATVEVKNEPFAVEFAQTISSDAVAGQIVWLRAVSPVQIDGLMVVSTGARVRARVTSARPASNSQKALLAVQFEAVEAVNNQWIGIKYPEYSDKASDEVVFQQGRRINNLRTTRTTLTVPF, encoded by the coding sequence ATGATTGGCCGAACCCTTCACAACTATCACATCGAAGAACTCCTCGGCGAAGGAGGTATGGGGACGGTGTATCGGGCCACCGATACGTTTCTTCGACGTTCTGTTGCTATCAAAATGTTGCATCCACATTTGTTGCGCGACACTACATTCATGGAACGATTTCGAAATGAGGCCGTGCTTTCTGCCCAACTTAACCATCCGAATGTGGCGACGTTATACAATTTCCTTCAAGTTCGATCCGACAACGTGATGGTGATGGAGTTGGTGGACGGAATGACTTTAGAGCGCTTGGTCTCTAAGCAAGGAAAACTGCCATTAGAAACAGCCATCAGGATTGTTATTCAGACACTTGATGGGTTGCAGCACGCACATTATAAAGGAATTTTGCACCGAGACATCAAACCCGCCAACTTGATGCTCACCCGTGAAGGAACGGTTAAATTGATGGATTTTGGCATTGCGCGGATGGTTGGCAGTCAGCGCCTCACCCGCGTAGATAGGGTGGTTGGTACGTTGGAATACATGGCCCCTGAATTATTGAATGGCGCGGAGCCCTCGGCGCAGTCGGATCTGTACGCCGTTGGGGTATTATTGTATGAACTATTGACGGGAAAACTGCCATTTGAACCCGCTACAGATACAACGCTTATCAACCAAATTCTGACTAAAAAACCCATTTCGGCACGAACTCGGGTGGGCGATTTGCCCAAACAGATAGACGAAATTCTGGAAATACTGCTTCAAAAGAAACCTGAAAAACGATTTTCTAAAGCCTTCGAATTGCGGCAGGCATTGGCGTTGGTAGTTGCACCTGGGCCGATTAACCTCCAAATTTTTGATACGACTCCCAAACCATTACCCGCCACTCGTCTGGCAAATGTTAAAACTGATAAACCGCAAGTGGCACCTACGCGGTTGGTGGGTGCTGACACGCAACCTAAGAGGCAATCTGGAACACAACAACTCAAGGCCAATCTGCTGAGTTTGGAAGGATTGATATTGTTGGGAGCAATCGTTATTGCGGCGGGAATTGTTGGGTTTTGGCTCGTTGGCGTAAATAAAAATGATGATGACCGTAAAGAACCAACGTTTGGTCTGGTTCAAAAAGACACAACAAAAATGGTAGTCAGCAGGGTGATTGAAAAAAAACAAGACAGCCTTCCTATAATTGCTCAAGCGGAAGTGCGTTTGCCACCTAAACAAGAATCAGCCCTTCCGATTGAAAAACCCTCAAAGCCTGTTGACAATACTCCGTCCAACCCAGGGAAAAAGAAGGTGCCAGTGGACGAAAAACCAGAAGATAAAAACCCTGTAAAGGAAGAGCCGAAGCCAGTTGAAAAAGAAGAAAAACCAAAAGAACCAGAACGCAAGGTGCCCGTTCGGATGGCAACGGTCGAAGTGAAAAATGAGCCTTTTGCGGTAGAGTTCGCTCAAACAATTTCATCGGACGCGGTGGCGGGGCAAATCGTTTGGCTGAGAGCGGTATCGCCCGTTCAAATTGATGGTTTAATGGTGGTATCAACAGGAGCTCGGGTGCGGGCCCGCGTTACGTCGGCTCGACCTGCTTCCAATTCACAAAAAGCACTTTTAGCCGTTCAATTTGAAGCCGTTGAAGCGGTTAACAATCAATGGATAGGCATCAAATACCCCGAATATAGTGATAAAGCCAGCGATGAGGTGGTGTTTCAGCAAGGCCGCCGCATCAATAATCTACGTACCACTCGTACCACTCTTACCGTTCCATTTTAA